From the Salinimicrobium tongyeongense genome, one window contains:
- a CDS encoding cation transporter codes for MNKTTFRVNQMDCPSEENLIRMKLDNIEAVKFLDFDIPNRQVMILHEGELEKIRESFESLNLGSSILKKEKAAEEEEELMLAENTGQKKMLWTVLGINFAFFVIEITTGLLSDSMGLVADSLDMLADALVYGLSLFAIGSTVKRKKRTASLSGYFQLTLAIVGIAEVIRRFIGMEELPEFRTMIIVSILALLANSFSLYLLQRSKSKEAHMQASMIFTSNDIIINAGVIVAGVLVYFTESKLPDLIIGAIVFMIVTRGAIRILKLGR; via the coding sequence ATGAATAAAACAACTTTTCGGGTAAATCAAATGGATTGTCCTTCTGAGGAGAATCTAATTCGAATGAAACTTGATAATATAGAAGCTGTAAAATTTCTTGATTTTGATATTCCGAACCGGCAGGTCATGATATTACATGAGGGCGAGCTGGAAAAAATAAGAGAGTCTTTCGAATCCCTAAATCTGGGGTCTTCCATTTTAAAGAAAGAAAAAGCTGCTGAAGAGGAAGAAGAACTGATGCTGGCAGAGAATACAGGGCAAAAAAAGATGCTCTGGACTGTGCTGGGAATCAATTTTGCGTTTTTTGTAATTGAAATTACTACAGGCTTACTTTCAGACTCGATGGGTCTCGTAGCCGATTCTCTGGATATGCTGGCGGATGCCCTGGTATACGGGTTAAGCCTTTTTGCTATCGGAAGTACCGTGAAGAGGAAGAAAAGAACTGCCAGTCTCAGTGGCTATTTCCAATTAACGCTGGCTATCGTCGGGATCGCTGAGGTAATCCGCAGGTTCATAGGGATGGAGGAACTACCGGAATTCCGAACCATGATCATCGTCTCCATACTGGCCTTACTGGCGAATTCGTTCTCTCTTTACCTCCTGCAAAGATCAAAAAGCAAGGAAGCCCATATGCAGGCCAGCATGATCTTTACCTCGAATGATATTATCATCAATGCAGGTGTAATTGTGGCCGGTGTCCTTGTTTATTTTACAGAATCTAAACTACCCGATCTTATTATTGGTGCTATTGTATTTATGATAGTGACTCGTGGTGCCATAAGGATTTTGAAACTGGGGAGGTAA
- a CDS encoding cation diffusion facilitator family transporter — protein sequence MGHHHNHNHGGAKKNLKLAFFINLGFTILEIIGGFLTNSIAIISDALHDLGDSLSLGLAWFIETKAQKKGATDDFSFGYARFRLLGALINSVVLIAGSIYIIYEAISRLQNPEAVDSKYMIGFAILGVLANGYAAWRVSGGKTLNEKVVSWHLLEDVLGWVAVLIVAIILQFKDWYILDPILSLGITLYILWGVGGRLKDTLYLMLQGVPEGVDLQEVREKLQQVANVSSVHHTHVWSLDGEHHVLTAHLVLEKISEYDQIDEIRQKAIGAVEEWDFSHHTLQLELDKEECSLFKKE from the coding sequence ATGGGGCATCATCATAACCACAATCACGGAGGTGCGAAAAAGAACCTGAAGCTCGCCTTTTTTATCAATCTCGGTTTTACAATACTGGAGATCATAGGAGGTTTTCTTACCAACAGTATTGCCATAATTTCTGATGCCCTTCATGATCTGGGAGATAGTTTATCATTGGGGCTGGCCTGGTTTATTGAAACCAAGGCTCAAAAAAAGGGAGCTACGGATGATTTTAGCTTCGGGTATGCCCGCTTCAGACTTTTGGGTGCTTTAATTAATTCTGTAGTTCTTATAGCAGGTTCTATTTATATTATTTACGAAGCAATCTCCCGCCTCCAAAATCCGGAGGCTGTTGATTCAAAGTATATGATTGGCTTTGCTATACTCGGAGTTTTGGCAAACGGCTATGCTGCCTGGAGAGTAAGTGGAGGCAAAACCTTAAACGAGAAAGTAGTAAGCTGGCACCTCCTTGAAGATGTACTGGGTTGGGTGGCAGTGCTAATCGTGGCCATCATACTCCAGTTTAAAGACTGGTATATTTTGGATCCTATTCTCTCGCTGGGCATAACGCTTTATATCTTGTGGGGCGTCGGCGGAAGGCTGAAAGATACCCTCTACTTAATGCTACAGGGAGTACCTGAAGGAGTTGATCTACAAGAAGTTAGGGAGAAGTTACAGCAGGTTGCGAATGTAAGCTCAGTGCATCATACCCACGTCTGGTCTTTAGATGGAGAACACCACGTATTAACAGCACACCTGGTACTGGAAAAAATCAGCGAGTATGATCAAATAGATGAAATAAGGCAAAAGGCAATAGGTGCTGTAGAAGAGTGGGATTTTAGCCATCATACCTTGCAGCTGGAGCTCGATAAGGAAGAATGTTCATTGTTTAAAAAAGAATAA
- a CDS encoding efflux RND transporter periplasmic adaptor subunit — translation MKKHVIKLFTLLIATTLFIACNGGGEEEKTTVGDEQTEDHAEEEGGHAEEEGDHAEEGGMGQVHLSELKFNSLGIEIDTLPTKPLSDAIAATGQLEVPPQYEATVTAVIGANITSIEVIEGDDVRKGQVLAYLSHPNLTRLQTDYMTAYNRMQFLEKEFERQQTLNEKGVGSGRQLQQARADYRVVQAEVKGLESQLRRLNLKISGIREGNIVENIPVVSPIQGSIEDVGIQVGQFVDPQTELFEVINTEHVHADLMVFAKDVYKVKEGQKVLLKMESMPGKTYTAKIYSVGKKFEQDPKAVHVHAEIQEDTKNLVPGMYINGRIITGAGTEVTALPEGAVVEEEGKSYIFIAEKEQENGETEWSFKPVEVKTGEKNEGWVEIKLLEPLPEGARVAWNNAYYLIAEMKKSQTSHGH, via the coding sequence ATGAAAAAACACGTTATAAAATTATTCACCCTGTTAATTGCAACCACCCTGTTTATTGCATGTAATGGAGGAGGTGAAGAAGAGAAAACTACAGTTGGGGATGAGCAAACCGAAGATCATGCTGAAGAAGAAGGTGGTCATGCTGAAGAAGAAGGAGATCATGCAGAAGAAGGAGGCATGGGACAAGTACATCTCTCGGAACTTAAGTTCAATAGTTTAGGTATAGAAATAGATACCTTACCTACAAAACCCCTTTCAGATGCAATTGCTGCGACAGGACAACTTGAAGTACCGCCGCAATATGAAGCAACAGTAACTGCCGTAATAGGAGCAAATATAACTTCTATTGAAGTAATTGAAGGGGATGATGTGAGAAAGGGTCAGGTCCTGGCCTATCTTTCCCATCCCAACCTTACAAGATTACAAACTGATTATATGACTGCCTATAATCGTATGCAGTTCCTGGAGAAAGAATTTGAACGTCAGCAAACCCTCAATGAAAAAGGAGTTGGATCTGGTAGACAGTTGCAACAGGCACGGGCAGATTATCGGGTTGTACAGGCAGAGGTCAAAGGTCTGGAATCGCAGCTAAGAAGATTAAACCTCAAAATTTCAGGGATCAGGGAAGGTAACATAGTTGAGAATATACCTGTAGTAAGTCCCATTCAAGGAAGTATAGAAGACGTGGGAATACAGGTAGGACAATTTGTCGATCCACAGACCGAGCTTTTTGAGGTAATTAACACAGAACATGTGCATGCCGATCTAATGGTCTTTGCTAAAGATGTCTATAAAGTAAAAGAGGGACAAAAAGTCCTGTTGAAAATGGAATCTATGCCGGGTAAAACTTACACTGCTAAGATATATTCTGTCGGTAAAAAATTTGAGCAGGACCCTAAGGCAGTTCATGTTCATGCAGAGATACAAGAGGATACAAAAAATCTTGTGCCGGGAATGTATATTAACGGCAGAATTATCACAGGAGCGGGAACAGAAGTGACGGCTTTGCCCGAAGGTGCAGTAGTTGAGGAAGAAGGAAAGTCCTACATCTTTATTGCTGAAAAAGAGCAGGAAAATGGAGAAACTGAATGGTCCTTTAAACCCGTGGAAGTAAAAACAGGAGAAAAAAATGAAGGCTGGGTTGAAATAAAGTTGTTGGAGCCTTTACCTGAAGGAGCTCGGGTAGCATGGAACAACGCCTATTATTTAATAGCTGAAATGAAGAAGAGTCAGACTTCCCACGGACACTAG
- a CDS encoding STAS/SEC14 domain-containing protein, which translates to MIQVYNSKKDNLIAAKISDKVSKEDVEKVHLLIHQILSKHEKVDFYLELQDFHGYEWEGLLADLKVDSAHLSDYGDMAIVGDKKWEKWAAKATDLFTASEVKYFDFNEKESAKKWIGL; encoded by the coding sequence ATGATACAGGTATATAATTCGAAAAAAGATAATCTCATTGCCGCAAAGATCAGCGACAAGGTTTCAAAAGAAGATGTTGAAAAGGTACACCTCCTCATTCATCAAATTCTAAGCAAACATGAAAAAGTAGATTTTTACCTGGAACTGCAGGATTTTCACGGATATGAGTGGGAAGGACTGTTGGCAGATTTAAAAGTTGATTCCGCCCATCTTTCTGATTATGGCGATATGGCTATCGTAGGTGATAAAAAATGGGAAAAGTGGGCTGCAAAGGCTACAGATCTTTTCACAGCCTCTGAAGTGAAATATTTTGATTTCAACGAAAAGGAATCGGCTAAAAAATGGATCGGATTATAA
- a CDS encoding P-II family nitrogen regulator → MKEIKAFIKPKRVQVVVESLRDAGFESITLSKGEGTGAYKSKNAAPSLDFHFTDSPVVKLELVCQDEESGQVVRLISEKARTPEPADGLIYVSDVVDAYRIKTGESIRQLS, encoded by the coding sequence ATGAAAGAAATCAAAGCATTTATAAAACCAAAAAGAGTACAGGTAGTGGTAGAATCCTTGCGGGATGCAGGTTTTGAAAGCATAACCTTGTCAAAGGGCGAAGGCACCGGTGCCTATAAGAGCAAAAACGCAGCTCCTTCCCTGGACTTTCATTTTACCGATAGCCCGGTGGTGAAGCTTGAACTTGTATGTCAGGATGAAGAATCCGGGCAGGTAGTTCGGCTTATTAGCGAAAAAGCCCGTACGCCTGAGCCTGCCGATGGACTGATTTACGTTTCTGACGTGGTGGATGCCTATCGTATAAAAACAGGCGAGTCTATAAGGCAATTATCCTAG